AAACCCATGCCATGGCGGCCGGTGTCGGCGTGGACGGCGATGGGCCGCAGGGTCAGGCGCTCCAGCAGCACCGGTGCGATGCCGGGGCCGTTGTCGGCAATCCGGATGCAGGTGCTGTGGGTGTCGGCATCAAAGCCCAGCCAGATGTGCAGGCCGGGCTGGGGCCGGTCGCGCAGGGCCAGCAAGGCGTTTTTGGTCAGGGTGCACAGCACCAGGTACAACAGATCGCGGCGGCCTGGCAGTACAAAGTCGGCCTCGATCTGGGTGCTGACCCAGGCACGCTCGTCTCCCACGAAGGGGTATTCGTCCAGCAGGTACTGGAGCAGGCTGCTGGCCATCACCGGTTGGGGCGCGTCCGGGGCACCGGGGTAGGCATCGCGGGCCGACTGCACGAAGCTGGAGACCAACGACTGGCAAAAAAGGGTCTGGCGTTCGGCCGACACCAGGGCCTGCAGGATCTCGCCCGGCGCGGCCTCGGCAAACAGGGCCATGCCGGCGATGTCCGCCGGGGCGAACCCAGGGGCCAGGTGCCGCTCTTTCACGGCCGTGAGGTAGCCGCGTACGGCACCCAGCGGGGCCATCAGTTCGTGGGCTAGAAAGCCCACGGTGTCGCGCAGGGCGGTGACGCGGTGGGCGTGCACCATGTGCTGCAGCGCCTGCTGGTGGTGCAGGGCCAGCGCGTCGCGCAAGGCCTGGCGGGTGGGCTCGAAGGCCAGCGGCTTCTCCAGGATACGGAAGACCTGGCCCTCGTTGACGGCGGCAATGGCCAGCGCTTTGTCGGCATGGCCAGTGGCCAGCATGCGCACCATCGGCCGGTACTCCCGCAGCACGGTGCGCAGCAGGTCCATGCCGTCGCGCTGGGGCATGCGGTAGTCGGTGACCAGCACGGCAATCTCCGCCGAATGGTCCTGCAGCAGCGCCAGCGCCGCGTCCACGCTGGTGGCGGTGAGGATGGTGAATTCATCGGCGAAGCTGCGCGCAAACCATTTGCAGGACAGGGGCTCGTCGTCGACGAACAGGACGCTGGCAGCGTGCGCAAAAGCCAGGGAAGTTTCAGACATGTTGGTGGGCCAGTCCCAGGTCAAACGCAAATTCGGTCCACGCACCGGGCTCGCTGCTGACGCGCAAGGAACCGCCGTGGCGCTGCACGATGGCATAGCTCACACTCAGGCCCAGGCCCAGACCCTTGCCCACGTCGCGGGTGGTGAAAAACGGTTCGAACACCCGGGCCAGGTGCCCGGGCTGGATGCCGGTGCCGTTGTCGCGCACGGTGACTTCCAGCCGGTCGCCCTGGCGCACGGCCCGCACCTCGATGCGCGGGTCGGTGCGGGCGGCTTTGTGCAAGGCCAGCGCGGCATTGCCCAGCAGGTTGATGAGTACGCCGATCAGCGCAGGCTCGTCGCCGCGCACGTGGGTGTCCATGGGCAACTCGACCTGCACGGCGATGCCTTTGAGCTCAAAGCCCGTCAGGCGCAGCGCCGATTGCAGGGCTTTTTCAAACAGGAAGATGCGGCTGCTGCTGGCATCGCCGGGCTGCTGGTAGGCAAAGGTCTTCAGGTCGGAGACGATGCTTTGCACCCGCTGCATGCCCTCTTTGGCATCGCCCAGGCTTTCCTGCAGGTCGGCGCTGCGCAGCACCGCGGGGTCCATCAGCGACATGTTGAGCGCCATCAGGCTGTAGTTGACGGGGTTGTTGACCTCGTGCAGCAAGCCCGCCGCCAGGGTACCCAGCGCGGCCATCTTTTCCTGCTGCATCATGTGGCCCTTGATCTCGGCCAGCGCCTGGTTGGTGTGCTGCAGCGCCGCGTTCTTCAGCTGGATTTCTTTTTTGAGCCGAAACGACAGCCAGCGCCAGCGCTCGTTGTAGACGGCCAAAGCAATGCCAATGATGGCGTAGAACAGCATGAACAAGGCATTCCCCCCAAATGCATGAAAGTCCTGGATACCCCCCTGGCGCCAGACACAGGCGACCCCGTAAGCCGCCAGCGTCAAGGTGCCAAAAAACACGGCTTCCATGAAGGAGATGGGCAAGAAAAAAGCCATGCCGCTGAGCACAAAGGTCAGGCCGACAAAGTAGATCGACTGCTCGCCGTTGGTTTTGTAAATCATCCAGGACACCATGGCCTGCGGCACACACAGCCAGAAATACGTCAGCGCCTTGATGTGGTCGCGGCCCCAGGCGTACCGGTAGCTCCACAGCACCAGCCCAATCACCACGCAGGCAGCGACGCGCACATGCAAAAACTCCGGGGCAAACCGGGGGTAAAAAATATGGTCCAGCGCCAGGCCGGCCAGCACCAGCACGATGGTCATCAGGCAGGCGGCCCGACTGTTGAAAATCAGGTAGCCGTGCAGCTCTTGCCGGTAGGCAGCATCTTTGCGCGGCTGGATGAAGCGCATCATGCCGCCACGCCACCCACGGTGGATTCGGAAAAAATGTTCACTCCGGTGGCATCGGTGTAGACCGTGGTGTTGCACAGGCCCGGCGGCAGAATGCGCTGCACATCGGCCTCGTCGCGGCAAATCAAATGCCACTCCAGAAAGTGCTCCATCCAGCGCCGCTCGGGGTTGCTGGAATGCACATTGGTCAGCAGCAGCTTGCCGCCCACACGCGACTGGTTGACCATGTACCGGATCAGTCGGTTGCACACCTTGTCCGTCAGGTAGTCGAACAGACCGGCGCAGTACACGTAGTCAAACCGCTCGGCCTCGGACAGTGGCTGGGCCAGGTTGCCGCGTTTGAGCAACTGGTGGACCGAGGCGTGCTGCAGCGTGAGGTGCAGGGTTTTTCCGGTGCCTTGGTGCAGGGCGTCCAGCATCCGGCGGGTATGGTCCAGCGACTCTTCGCTGAAATCCACCAGCACAAATTCCAGGCGGTCGAAATGCGGATTCGTCTGCACCAGCCGCTGGATTTCCAGGGCCGGGCCGCAGCCGATGTTCAGCACCCGCATCGGGCGCCGGGCCTGCACGGCCTGTGCGGCCAGGGCTTCCAGCCGGTCGAACAAGATGCCGATACGGTTGCGGTGGGCCTGCGCCACACCAGCCTGCAAAAACATGAAGTTGACCAGCTGGAAATAGCTGCTGGGGCCCTGCCGGGGGTCGCCCACGATCTGGTTCACCATCTCGTAGTCGCCCGCATAGCCCAGCGGCTTGGAGAAGGTGCGGTGCACAAACGGTGCCCGCAGGATCAGCGGATGGATGGCGCTCTGGGCAAAGCTGCGGTGCAGGGGGACCAACGCATCGGGTACCAAGGCGGCCTCCCGGTCAAACCACCGCAGGTACTCGCGGCCCTTGTGCAGCAACGGTGTCCCCAGTTCCACAAACACTTCGGGCGGGATGCGGCCGTCGGCATCGCGCGGCAGACGGCCCGCTACATCCAGCTGGTCGATCCAGCGCGCCACCTCGAAAAAATAGGCCCGCATTTCACTCACCACCACCTGGTAGTCGCGGCGCACGTTGAAGCGGCTGGCCCAGTCCTGTACAAAAGCCGTTGCAGCCTCCCCGGCGGCAGCGGGGCCTGCCTGGATGGGCCCTACCTCGTTCCAGGCATCCATCAAGCCCACCGACACCACCACCATCAGGCCGGTGTTGACCAGGCTGACCACCACCGCCCGGCCCTGGTACACGATCTGCTGGGCAGCGCGCACGGTCAGATCGTGCAACACCTCACTCACCTGCACCAGGGCATCGGGGTTGTAGACCTCCATCACCAAGGAGCCCCGCTGGTGGCTGATGAGGGTAGCGCGCACCGCATCGTGCTTACTGTTGCGGAAGCTGATCACCGGATGGATGGCGGTTAAGGACTGCACGGGATGGGGCACCAGCAAGAGTTAGACCTGCAGGAATTCACGGGCTAGCGGTCAAGGCGGAATGGCCGCACACGGGCAACATGTTGTACGTTCGGCAGGTGAAAGTCAAAATGGACGCGATTGCCAACCCCATGGCAATTGCCCGGATACCGCCTGTGCCCCACCCTACACGCCCATGTTTTGTCACGTTCAGCCTTCCGCAAAACCCCAAACAAGCCCCCAAAATTCCCGCTTGTAGCGGCCACACGAAATGCAAATTTCACCGGTAGTCTATACATTACCAATGCATTCAAAATGTAATAAATTGAAACTCGAATAAAGCCATGCACGCCCACCAAACCACGCTGGAACGCTTCTACACCGCCTTCGCCCAACTCGATGCAGACACCATGGCGGCCTGCTATGCGCCGCAGGCGCAGTTCGAGGATGCGGTGTTTTCCTTGCGGGGCCAGCGGGAGGTTGGCGGCATGTGGCGCATGCTGTGTGCGGCCACCCGCACCCAGGGCCGGGACGTGTGGAAACTGGAGTTCAGTGGCCTGCAGGCCGATGCAACCACCGGCCAGGCCCACTGGGAGGCGCACTACCGGTTCAGCGCGACCGGACGGCTGGTGCACAACCGGATCGACAGCAGTTTCAGCTTCAACCCGCAAGGGCTGATCGTGAACCAGGTGGACCGGTTTGATTTTTGGGCTTGGTCGCGCCAGGCACTGGGCACGCCGGGGCTGCTGCTGGGCTGGACGCCGTTTCTGCGTACCCAGGTGCGCCGAAAGGCCGCCGCCAATTTGCAGAAATTTTTGGCGAAGCCGTGAGCCTCAACCTTCAAAAAATACCATAGAGGCTCACGGCGTTTGCAGACCCTGTCTCAGGTCATGCCGTGGCACTTTTTGTACTTTTTGCCGCTGCCGCAAGGGCATGGGTCGTTGCGGCCCGGCGTGGCTTCGACGCGCACGGTTTCCACCCGCGGGCCGATGCTGCGCCACAGCGCGCGCAGGTCGTACACCGCCCACAGGGCTTCGCCGAAGGCTTCCATGCGGGCCATGGACATGCTGGGGGGCGGTTCTTCACCGCCTTCTTCGTCGGGGCCATAGGCGGAGACTTCGGCCGGGCCGGTGTCGTCTTCGGTGAGTGCCACGATGGCCTCCAGGCCGGCATCCAGCGCCTTCACGGCTTCTTTGTCCTTGGCCGGAGCCACCCACTCTTCGGGCCAGGATTCGACCGCAAACATGAAGCCCAGGGCCCACACCTGGCCGAAGGCGGGCAGCGGACCGTCCTCTTCCTCTTCGCCCTGCAGGGCTTCGGCACGTTCTTCGGGGCTGAGCGACAGCATCATGCCGCGCACGTCCAACACCTCGGGGGAGTAGGCTTTCTCGTCCGACAGGTTGCGCACATCCTCGGCATCCAGCGCCGCGGTCACCTCGTCCCAACGGCGATTCCATAACGCCATGAAGGCTTCTTTTTGGGCTTCGTCGGCAAAACTGCCTTCGCCGTCTTCGCCGATGTCGAGCAGCACCGACAGATATTCCTCGGGGGCGATGGGCTTGCGGCCACAGATGACGGCGGCCATGAAGCCTTCGCAAAACTCCCACTGCGGGGTTTCGTCATAGCGCTCGCGCAGATCTTCCAGGATCAGGTCCAGGGCATCAAAGTCTTCGGGTTGCAAGGGGGAAAGGGGAGTCGAGGTCATGAAGATCACCGGTGGCAAAGCCCCAGTTTAGCCAGTAGCATCGCGCCCAGGAGAAATGTCTATGTTGGAATACTTGAATACGGTCTACCCCATCCGCTATACCGCCATGGGGCTGTGTGTGATGGGCCTGCTGCTGAGCCTGTTCAGCCTGGTGGCCTTGCACACCGGACTGTTGCCGCTGCTGGTGTTTGGCGGCCTGGTGGGGCTGGGAATTTTTGACCTGCGGCAGACCAAAAAGTCGGTGCTGCGCAACTACCCGGTGATCGGCCACATGCGCTACATGCTGGAGTACGTGCGCCCGGAAATCCGCCAGTACTTCATCGAGGCCGACAACGATGCCAACCCCTTCTCGCGCGCCCAGCGCTCGCTGGTGTACCAGCGCGCCAAGAGCGACATCGACAAGCGCCCGTTTGGCACCCAGCTGGATGTGCTGGCCGAGGGCTACGAGTGGATCAACCACTCGGTGGCCCCCACCGTCACGCCGTCGCACGACTTTCGCACCACCATCGGGCTGGACAGCCGCACCGGGCTGCAGGCCAGCAGCTCCAGTTGCACCCAGCCCTACAGCGCCAGCGTGTTCAGCATCTCGGCCATGAGCTTTGGCGCGCTGTCGGCCAATGCCATCCTGGCGCTGAACCAGGGGGCCAAGCAGGGCCACTTTGCGCACGACACGGGCGAGGGCTCCATCTCGGTGCACCACAAAACCCACGGCGGCGACCTGGTGTGGGAAATCGGCTCGGGCTACTTTGGCTGCCGCAACGACGACGGCAGCTTCAACCCCGAACGCTTTGCCGCCAACGCCGCCAATCCGCAGGTCAAGATGATCGAGCTCAAGCTCAGCCAGGGAGCCAAACCTGGCCACGGCGGCGTGCTGCCCGGCCCCAAGGTCAGTGCCGAGATCGCCGAAGCCCGCGGCGTACCCGAGGGGGTGGACTGCGTCTCGCCCTCGTCCCACAGCGCGTTTAGTACGCCCGTCGAGATGATGCTGTTCATCGCCCGGCTGCGCGAGCTGTCGGGCGGCAAGCCCACCGGCTTCAAGCTGTGCATCGGCCACCCCTGGGAATGGTTCGCCATGGTCAAGGCCATGCAGACCACCGGCATCACGCCCGACTTCATCGTGGTGGACGGGGCCGAGGGCGGCACCGGCGCGGCTCCGCTGGAATTTACCGACCACGTGGGCGCGCCACTGCAAGAGGGCCTGCAACTGGTGCACAACACCCTGCGCGGCGTGGGCCTGCGCAGCCGCATCCGGTTGGGCTGCGCGGGCAAGGTGGTCAGCGCCTTCGACATCGCACGGATGATGGCGCTGGGGGCCGACTGGTGCAATTCGGCCCGCGGCTTCATGTTTGCGCTGGGCTGCCTGCAGGCCCAGGCCTGCCACACCGGCCACTGCCCCACGGGCGTGACCACCCAGGACCCGGTGCGCCAGCAGGCGCTGATCGTGCCTGACAAGGCGGTGCGGGTGTTCAACTTCCACCAGAACACGCTCAAGGCCCTGAAAGAGATGGTGCAGGCCGCCGGGCTGATGCACCCGGGCGACATCACCGCCCACCACATCGTGCGGCGGGTCAATGAAACCGGGGTCAAGCTGCTGGTCAGCATCATGCCGCCGCTGCCGCTGGATGCCCTGCTCGACCGGGACATCAGCGCCCTGCCCAACGTCTACAAGTTCTACTGGCCGCGCGCCAGCGCCGACAGCTTTACGCTACAAATTGAATAGCTGCTTGCGCTGATGTACCCAGCGCTAGCAGCCTTTTTTTCATGGAAAGCACAGCTTTGTCCTTGCTCAGCAGCAGCGCCTGGTGGGCCACGGCCAGGTCGATAAAGCACTGGTCGTCGGGGTCTTTGCAGATGGCTGTAACGCGCGGGGCCACCTCCACCAGGGTGGCGTAGCGGTCGAACCGGGCCAGCACGTCGGCCTTGCTGAGTTGGTAGTAGGCCAGCTTGGGTACGATGTGTGCGTAGTCCAGCACCCGCTCCAGCTCGTTGCGCATGTGCTGTGTGGCCAGCCAGCGCAGTTGGCCACTGGCCAGGGCGGGCTGCAAGGGCTTGGAGGCCTTGTCGTCAAAGATGAACACGTCCAGCACGATGTTGGTGTCGATCACCACCGTGTGCGGGCCCGCGCCCAGCTCCAGCGGCTTATTTGGCATCGGTGTCGGCACCGCGCCGCGCCGACCCGGCCACCATGTCGAAGCGGAACAAACGGCATTCGATGGGGCCGTTCCACATCGGCACGCGGCGCGATTCCTTCAGGCGCATCTTGCTGGGCAGCTTCAGGTCGGGCGTGAGGATCCAGCCGGTCCAGCCCGCGTAGTTGCGCTTCCAGTGGGTGGCCAGTTGGGGAAAGAAGTCGCTGCCACCGTCGTCGGTCTGCGCGGCTTCGCGGCGACCGGCCACACCGGCCACCTCGATCCGTTCGCCGTAGGGCGGGTTCAGCAGCATCACGCCCGAGGGCGCGGGCGGCATGCGCTGCAAGGCATCGCCACCGCGGAACTCGACCACGCCCGTGACCCCGGCGCGCTCGGCATTGCGGGTGGCGAAATCGACCATCCGGAAAGCCACATCGCTGCCAAAAATGGGGGCCTGCGGCTCGTGCTCGGCCTCGGCGGCCTGGTCCTGGATGGCCGACCACACATGGGGCTGGAACGGCAGCAGCTTCTCGAAGCCAAAGCGGCGCAGGCTGCCCGGGGCGATGTTGCAGGCAATCTGCGCAGCCTCGATGGCGATGGTGCCGCTGCCGCAGCAGGGGTCGTAGAAGGGCGTGGTGCCGTCCCAGCCGCTGGCGGCAATCATGGCGGCGGCCAGGGTTTCCTTCAGCGGAGCATCGCCCTTGTCTTCACGCCAGCCGCGCTTGAACAGCGCGTCACCCGACGTGTCGATGTAGATGGTGGCGTGCTCGGTGGTCAGGTGCAGGTAGATGCGCGCGTCGGGCCACTGCACGTTCACATCGGGGCGCACGCCAGTCTTGAAGCGGAAACGGTCGGCCACCGCGTCTTTCACCTTCAGGGCGGCGAAGTTCAGCGAGGTCAGCGGGCTGTGTTGCGCGGTGACTTCGATCTTGAAGCTCTGCTTGGGCGTAAACCAGATCTCCCAGGCCACGTTGCTCGCGGCCTCGTACAGGTCTTGCTCGTTGCGGTAGGGCGTGCTGGACAGCTCGATCAGCACCCGCTGCGCCAGGCGGCTGTGCAAATTGAGCCGCATCGCATCGCGCCACGACGAGCGCACCAGCACCCCGCCCCGGTGCGAGCGCAAATCCTCGCCCTGCAGCCCGGTAATCGCGTGCACCTCTTCGGCCAGCAGCTCTTCCACGCCAGCGGCGCAGGGTAAAAATAATTGGAGTTGGTTCATGGAGTCGGTGCCAAAGTGGGGCGCGGAGCGGGTCCGCTGGGAGGCGTGGAGTATCCCATAGGGGCATCTTGGCCTGCCAGTCCCCCGGGCAGGACCCGCACACGCAGGGACTGGTCAGGAGTCCGCTACAGCGCCTTGCGCAGATTCGTCGGCGCGATCCGCAAGGCTTCGCGGTACTTG
This sequence is a window from Rhodoferax sp. WC2427. Protein-coding genes within it:
- a CDS encoding sensor histidine kinase, which gives rise to MMRFIQPRKDAAYRQELHGYLIFNSRAACLMTIVLVLAGLALDHIFYPRFAPEFLHVRVAACVVIGLVLWSYRYAWGRDHIKALTYFWLCVPQAMVSWMIYKTNGEQSIYFVGLTFVLSGMAFFLPISFMEAVFFGTLTLAAYGVACVWRQGGIQDFHAFGGNALFMLFYAIIGIALAVYNERWRWLSFRLKKEIQLKNAALQHTNQALAEIKGHMMQQEKMAALGTLAAGLLHEVNNPVNYSLMALNMSLMDPAVLRSADLQESLGDAKEGMQRVQSIVSDLKTFAYQQPGDASSSRIFLFEKALQSALRLTGFELKGIAVQVELPMDTHVRGDEPALIGVLINLLGNAALALHKAARTDPRIEVRAVRQGDRLEVTVRDNGTGIQPGHLARVFEPFFTTRDVGKGLGLGLSVSYAIVQRHGGSLRVSSEPGAWTEFAFDLGLAHQHV
- a CDS encoding nuclear transport factor 2 family protein — its product is MHAHQTTLERFYTAFAQLDADTMAACYAPQAQFEDAVFSLRGQREVGGMWRMLCAATRTQGRDVWKLEFSGLQADATTGQAHWEAHYRFSATGRLVHNRIDSSFSFNPQGLIVNQVDRFDFWAWSRQALGTPGLLLGWTPFLRTQVRRKAAANLQKFLAKP
- a CDS encoding class I SAM-dependent methyltransferase, coding for MQSLTAIHPVISFRNSKHDAVRATLISHQRGSLVMEVYNPDALVQVSEVLHDLTVRAAQQIVYQGRAVVVSLVNTGLMVVVSVGLMDAWNEVGPIQAGPAAAGEAATAFVQDWASRFNVRRDYQVVVSEMRAYFFEVARWIDQLDVAGRLPRDADGRIPPEVFVELGTPLLHKGREYLRWFDREAALVPDALVPLHRSFAQSAIHPLILRAPFVHRTFSKPLGYAGDYEMVNQIVGDPRQGPSSYFQLVNFMFLQAGVAQAHRNRIGILFDRLEALAAQAVQARRPMRVLNIGCGPALEIQRLVQTNPHFDRLEFVLVDFSEESLDHTRRMLDALHQGTGKTLHLTLQHASVHQLLKRGNLAQPLSEAERFDYVYCAGLFDYLTDKVCNRLIRYMVNQSRVGGKLLLTNVHSSNPERRWMEHFLEWHLICRDEADVQRILPPGLCNTTVYTDATGVNIFSESTVGGVAA
- a CDS encoding class I SAM-dependent RNA methyltransferase; the encoded protein is MNQLQLFLPCAAGVEELLAEEVHAITGLQGEDLRSHRGGVLVRSSWRDAMRLNLHSRLAQRVLIELSSTPYRNEQDLYEAASNVAWEIWFTPKQSFKIEVTAQHSPLTSLNFAALKVKDAVADRFRFKTGVRPDVNVQWPDARIYLHLTTEHATIYIDTSGDALFKRGWREDKGDAPLKETLAAAMIAASGWDGTTPFYDPCCGSGTIAIEAAQIACNIAPGSLRRFGFEKLLPFQPHVWSAIQDQAAEAEHEPQAPIFGSDVAFRMVDFATRNAERAGVTGVVEFRGGDALQRMPPAPSGVMLLNPPYGERIEVAGVAGRREAAQTDDGGSDFFPQLATHWKRNYAGWTGWILTPDLKLPSKMRLKESRRVPMWNGPIECRLFRFDMVAGSARRGADTDAK
- a CDS encoding ATP-binding protein — its product is MSETSLAFAHAASVLFVDDEPLSCKWFARSFADEFTILTATSVDAALALLQDHSAEIAVLVTDYRMPQRDGMDLLRTVLREYRPMVRMLATGHADKALAIAAVNEGQVFRILEKPLAFEPTRQALRDALALHHQQALQHMVHAHRVTALRDTVGFLAHELMAPLGAVRGYLTAVKERHLAPGFAPADIAGMALFAEAAPGEILQALVSAERQTLFCQSLVSSFVQSARDAYPGAPDAPQPVMASSLLQYLLDEYPFVGDERAWVSTQIEADFVLPGRRDLLYLVLCTLTKNALLALRDRPQPGLHIWLGFDADTHSTCIRIADNGPGIAPVLLERLTLRPIAVHADTGRHGMGLLLCRRVLESMGGSIAITSVAGQGACVALYFQSFSVDKPGKAPYETRQDPVR
- a CDS encoding UPF0149 family protein — translated: MTSTPLSPLQPEDFDALDLILEDLRERYDETPQWEFCEGFMAAVICGRKPIAPEEYLSVLLDIGEDGEGSFADEAQKEAFMALWNRRWDEVTAALDAEDVRNLSDEKAYSPEVLDVRGMMLSLSPEERAEALQGEEEEDGPLPAFGQVWALGFMFAVESWPEEWVAPAKDKEAVKALDAGLEAIVALTEDDTGPAEVSAYGPDEEGGEEPPPSMSMARMEAFGEALWAVYDLRALWRSIGPRVETVRVEATPGRNDPCPCGSGKKYKKCHGMT
- a CDS encoding putative toxin-antitoxin system toxin component, PIN family, with translation MPNKPLELGAGPHTVVIDTNIVLDVFIFDDKASKPLQPALASGQLRWLATQHMRNELERVLDYAHIVPKLAYYQLSKADVLARFDRYATLVEVAPRVTAICKDPDDQCFIDLAVAHQALLLSKDKAVLSMKKRLLALGTSAQAAIQFVA
- a CDS encoding FMN-binding glutamate synthase family protein, whose protein sequence is MLEYLNTVYPIRYTAMGLCVMGLLLSLFSLVALHTGLLPLLVFGGLVGLGIFDLRQTKKSVLRNYPVIGHMRYMLEYVRPEIRQYFIEADNDANPFSRAQRSLVYQRAKSDIDKRPFGTQLDVLAEGYEWINHSVAPTVTPSHDFRTTIGLDSRTGLQASSSSCTQPYSASVFSISAMSFGALSANAILALNQGAKQGHFAHDTGEGSISVHHKTHGGDLVWEIGSGYFGCRNDDGSFNPERFAANAANPQVKMIELKLSQGAKPGHGGVLPGPKVSAEIAEARGVPEGVDCVSPSSHSAFSTPVEMMLFIARLRELSGGKPTGFKLCIGHPWEWFAMVKAMQTTGITPDFIVVDGAEGGTGAAPLEFTDHVGAPLQEGLQLVHNTLRGVGLRSRIRLGCAGKVVSAFDIARMMALGADWCNSARGFMFALGCLQAQACHTGHCPTGVTTQDPVRQQALIVPDKAVRVFNFHQNTLKALKEMVQAAGLMHPGDITAHHIVRRVNETGVKLLVSIMPPLPLDALLDRDISALPNVYKFYWPRASADSFTLQIE